The Apium graveolens cultivar Ventura chromosome 11, ASM990537v1, whole genome shotgun sequence genome has a window encoding:
- the LOC141697155 gene encoding protein HAIKU1-like produces MDDSRNRHNDHLGVNKIGKNIRKSPMHQPSFTNTARQQPQPQVYNINKNDFRNIVQQLTGSPSHHDPLPRPSQNLSKPASMRLQKIRPPPLGSITVNRPQMPQMPMRPPPAPLPALPPPRAAPPFGNNFSRPAPGHFGPPSPSMMPPPYLPGDQVWSNTAESPISAYMRYLQHSILDSGPRQNHMQPQNQPPYPNQNQAYPPPSGLLPNPSGPHPLPSPRMNGPPLLSPRMNGPPLLPSPRINGPPPLSSDRMNGPPPLPSPRMNGPPLLPPTSQFLLPSPNGFMNMLSPRSPYPLLSPGYQFPPLSPNFSFSPFPQFGVLGPGPHPPPSPGYGFPLSPSGFFPMSSPRWRDQIPSPRWRDQ; encoded by the coding sequence ATGGATGATTCAAGGAATAGGCATAATGATCATTTGGGTGTTAACAAGATAGGAAAAAATATTAGAAAGAGTCCAATGCATCAACCTAGTTTTACTAATACGGCTCGGCAACAACCCCAACCTCAAGTGTACAATATTAACAAAAATGACTTTAGGAACATTGTTCAGCAGCTTACTGGGTCACCTTCCCACCATGATCCACTTCCTAGACCTTCTCAAAACCTATCCAAGCCTGCGAGTATGCGGTTACAGAAGATTAGGCCTCCTCCATTGGGTTCTATAACCGTAAATAGACCACAAATGCCCCAAATGCCCATGCGCCCGCCTCCTGCACCTTTACCTGCCCTGCCTCCTCCTAGGGCTGCTCCTCCTTTTGGTAATAATTTCTCTAGACCTGCTCCAGGTCATTTTGGGCCCCCGTCACCGTCGATGATGCCACCACCTTACCTTCCCGGTGATCAAGTCTGGTCAAATACAGCTGAATCTCCAATATCAGCGTACATGAGATATCTTCAACATTCCATCTTAGATTCCGGTCCGAGGCAAAACCATATGCAACCTCAAAATCAGCCACCATATCCTAATCAAAATCAAGCGTACCCTCCACCATCCGGGTTACTTCCTAATCCATCTGGTCCCCATCCTTTACCATCACCAAGGATGAATGGCCCTCCACTACTATCACCAAGGATGAATGGTCCTCCCCTTCTACCATCGCCTAGGATAAATGGTCCTCCACCCCTATCATCAGATAGGATGAATGGTCCTCCACCCCTTCCTTCTCCTCGAATGAATGGTCCTCCACTTCTACCACCTACTTCACAATTCCTATTGCCTTCACCCAATGGTTTCATGAACATGTTATCTCCGCGGTCACCTTACCCATTGCTTTCTCCTGGATATCAGTTTCCTCCACTGTCACCGAATTTTTCATTTTCTCCATTTCCTCAGTTCGGGGTTTTAGGTCCTGGGCCGCATCCTCCCCCTTCTCCTGGTTATGGGTTTCCTTTATCTCCTTCCGGATTTTTTCCTATGTCAAGCCCAAGATGGAGGGATCAAATTCCAAGCCCAAGATGGAGGGATCAGTAG
- the LOC141697156 gene encoding uncharacterized protein LOC141697156 isoform X1 encodes MEDHHQLHSLSFMPLLSRVDRLDSAIKDVEKKKKQEECLMWSSGNRKLVAKKNSKKGMPLIVATREAGPRGSLMDRIRSLEDRLLQLSQEIDQASSKASSSSSIQSSSMWTTSSASCAQLKSEVPVSSYPTFHITHESKLPCHEYFQKNSRAPRQKMKNPDNAMQQKVGKDDMVDKDCLKGKKKRSPCWPRTKLLGC; translated from the exons ATGGAAGATCATCATCAGCTGCATTCTCTGTCTTTCATGCCTCTTCTTTCAAGGGTGGATCGCTTAGATTCCGCA ATTAAAGACGTcgagaagaagaagaagcaagaGGAGTGTTTGATGTGGAGCAGTGGAAATCGAAAACTAGTTGctaaaaaaaatagtaaaaaggGAATGCCATTGATTGTTGCAACCAGGGAGGCTGGCCCCAGAGGCTCTCTAATGGATCGCATCCGTTCTCTGGAAGATCGACTTCTTCAG CTGTCCCAAGAGATTGATCAAGCTAGCAGCAAAGCATCGAGCAGTTCCAGCATACAGAGTTCATCTATGTGGACCACATCATCTGCTTCGTGTGCTCAGTTGAAAAGTGAAGTACCAGTTAGTTCATACCCTACTTTTCATATCACTCACGAATCCAAACTCCCATGTCACGAGTATTTCCAG AAAAATTCTCGTGCACCACGGCAGAAGATGAAGAATCCCGACAATGCTATGCAACAGAAAGTAGGTAAAGATGATATGGTAGACAAGGATTgtttgaaaggaaagaagaagaGGTCTCCATGTTGGCCGCGCACGAAATTACTTGGCTGCTAA
- the LOC141698008 gene encoding mitochondrial carnitine/acylcarnitine carrier-like protein, whose translation MGNVAKDLTAGTVGGAAQLICGHPFDTIKVKLQSQPVPLPGQAPKFSGAIDAVRQTIATEGAGGLFKGMGAPLATVAALNAILFTARGQMEALLKSQPDSLLTVNQQILCGAGAGLAVAFPACPTELIKCRLQAQSAMAEASYGSVAVKYGGPIDVARHVFDTAGARGLFRGLLPTLAREIPGNAAMFGIYEGLKQYLAGGLDTSKLGRGSLILSGGLAGGSIWIFIYPADVVKSAIQVDDFKKPKFSGSIDAFRKIVAAEGVKGLYKGFTPAMARSIPANAACFLAYEVTRSNLG comes from the exons ATGGGAAATGTGGCCAAGGACTTGACTGCTGGAACTGTAGGAGGGGCAGCACAGCTGATATGTGGACATCCTTTTGATACAATCAAAGTCAAACTCCAAAGCCAGCCAGTTCCGTTACCCGGCCAAGCTCCTAAATTTTCTGGAGCAATTGATGCTGTCAGACAGACAATAGCAACAGAAGGCGCTGGTGGCCTTTTCAAGGGGATGGGTGCCCCACTTGCCACTGTTGCAGCCTTAAACGCCATCCTTTTTACAGCTAGAGGGCAAATGGAAGCACTTCTGAAGTCTCAACCTGATTCTCTGCTTACAGTAAACCAGCAAATCCTTTGTGGAGCTGGCGCTGGACTTGCTGTTGCCTTTCCCGCCTGCCCAACTGAGTTAATCAAGTGCAG ACTGCAGGCTCAGAGTGCGATGGCAGAAGCTAGCTATGGTTCTGTTGCTGTAAAGTATGGTGGGCCAATTGATGTGGCAAGGCATGTATTTGATACTGCAGGTGCTAGGGGTCTCTTTCGAGGATTGTTGCCTACACTGGCACGTGAAATTCCAGGAAATGCGGCCATGTTTGGAATTTATGAAGGCCTGAAGCAGTACCTAGCAGGAGGACTAGACACATCAAAACTGGGAAGAGGTTCATTGATCTTATCTGGGGGCTTGGCTGGCGGGTCCATTTGGATATTTATATACCCAGCTGACGTAGTGAAGAGCGCAATTCAGGTTGATGATTTTAAAAAACCTAAGTTTTCGGGCTCAATCGATGCTTTCAGAAAGATAGTGGCTGCAGAAGGAGTCAAAGGCTTATACAAGGGTTTCACACCTGCAATGGCTAGAAGCATTCCTGCAAATGCTGCATGTTTTTTGGCATATGAGGTGACAAGGTCAAATTTAGGGTGA
- the LOC141697156 gene encoding uncharacterized protein LOC141697156 isoform X2, with the protein MEDHHQLHSLSFMPLLSRVDRLDSAIKDVEKKKKQEECLMWSSGNRKLVAKKNSKKGMPLIVATREAGPRGSLMDRIRSLEDRLLQLSQEIDQASSKASSSSSIQSSSMWTTSSASCAQLKSEVPVSSYPTFHITHESKLPCHEYFQKMKNPDNAMQQKVGKDDMVDKDCLKGKKKRSPCWPRTKLLGC; encoded by the exons ATGGAAGATCATCATCAGCTGCATTCTCTGTCTTTCATGCCTCTTCTTTCAAGGGTGGATCGCTTAGATTCCGCA ATTAAAGACGTcgagaagaagaagaagcaagaGGAGTGTTTGATGTGGAGCAGTGGAAATCGAAAACTAGTTGctaaaaaaaatagtaaaaaggGAATGCCATTGATTGTTGCAACCAGGGAGGCTGGCCCCAGAGGCTCTCTAATGGATCGCATCCGTTCTCTGGAAGATCGACTTCTTCAG CTGTCCCAAGAGATTGATCAAGCTAGCAGCAAAGCATCGAGCAGTTCCAGCATACAGAGTTCATCTATGTGGACCACATCATCTGCTTCGTGTGCTCAGTTGAAAAGTGAAGTACCAGTTAGTTCATACCCTACTTTTCATATCACTCACGAATCCAAACTCCCATGTCACGAGTATTTCCAG AAGATGAAGAATCCCGACAATGCTATGCAACAGAAAGTAGGTAAAGATGATATGGTAGACAAGGATTgtttgaaaggaaagaagaagaGGTCTCCATGTTGGCCGCGCACGAAATTACTTGGCTGCTAA